Proteins encoded together in one Impatiens glandulifera chromosome 1, dImpGla2.1, whole genome shotgun sequence window:
- the LOC124921279 gene encoding uncharacterized protein LOC124921279: MLWLFRSIIVVATLIASSQMVDGRTRRILLDTDVDTDDLFALLYILKLNRSQFDLQAVTVNTNSWTDAGHAVNQIYDILYMMGRDDIAVGVGGEGGILEDGIIQPNVGGYLPLIEQGINTTGYCRYRQTIPAEKRLQIDTNNGFRRSFLPQGRRKYYPLMENTAQKVMQNKIAAGPITLFLIGSHTNAAIFLMRNPHLKRNIEHIYVMGGSVQSKTDCCDQKNTHNSSCNRHENCIEPGNLFTDSTSNPYAEFNIFMDPFAAYQVIHSGIPVTLIPLGATDTIPISKNFFDAFEQNQHTFEAQYLFKSLKMLRDTWFDDKYYTSNYMWDSFACGVATSIMRNSNDHTGKNDFAEVELMYITVVTSNKPYGISDGSNPFFDGRESPKFNLAKGGVHSGHVQNRLRDPFCIVKDGKGRCQDGYTKVETAPKGVPTLVATKAKPNKDRNSPIEKEFSLNFLNVINIPQYSGRFNFTTQFPYYREVKHIPVFGGKKLGKNVVFDMDMSPGDFLALFYLLKVPVDTINLKAILVSPTGWANAATIDVVYDLLHMMGRDDIPVGLGDFFAMNQSDTIYSGVGDCFYSKAIPYGSGGFLDSDTLYGLARLLPRSPRRYTAENSVKYGAPRDTDNPELRQQRIMDVWKWVAKSLDRGSKITILTNGPLTSLAKIILADKHAKSLIQEVIINGGNIINQDRKAEGNVVNIPSNKFAELNMFLDPFAAKTVIESGVDIKLIPLRIQREFNVLPMIITRLSTKYKTPESHFSRRLLKTLLRLQTKHQRYKHMDMFMGEIIGAVNLGGGENGRLKTEFMEMAIRVVAKGMESEDGETIVDEKKGKLIKVMVKMNNKAYYNEFTKGLEKEEQSAVIGSFEEQKSKWRTPPHAK; the protein is encoded by the exons ATGTTGTGGTTATTCAGATCCATTATAGTTGTTGCTACGTTAATTGCAAGTTCACAGATGGTGGATGGAAGAACTCGTCGGATTTTACTTGATACAGACGTTGATACCGACGATCTCTTTGCTCTATTATACATATTGAAGCTCAACCGATCGCAATTTGACTTACAG GCTGTAACTGTGAACACGAATTCATGGACAGATGCTGGTCATGCTGTAAATCAGATTTACGATATACTTTACATGATGGGACGAGATGATATTGCTGTTGGAGTTGGAGGTGAAGGTGGGATACTTGAAGATGGAATCATACAACCAAATGTTGGAGGTTATCTTCCATTAATTGAACAG GGGATTAACACAACTGGTTATTGTAGATACAGACAAACAATTCCTGCAGAGAAGAGATTAcaaattgatacaaataatgGTTTTCGGAGAAGCTTTCTTCCTCAg GGAAGAAGGAAATATTATCCACTTATGGAGAACACGGCTCAGAAAGTTATGCAAAACAAAATAGCTGCTGGCCCTATCACTTTATTTCTAATTGGTTCGCACACGAATGCTGCTATTTTTCTTATGAGAAATCCACATTTGAAGAGAAACATTGAACATATTTATGTTATGGGTGGTAGTGTTCAGTCAAAGACGGATTGTTGTGATCAGAAAAACACCCATAATTCTTCCTGTAATCGCCATGAAAATTGCATAGAACCTGGTAATTTGTTCACTGATAGCACCAGTAATCCATATGCAGAGTTCAATATATTCATGGATCCTTTTGCTGCATATCAG GTAATCCATTCAGGGATTCCTGTGACATTGATTCCACTTGGTGCAACAGATACCATCCCCATAAGTAAGAATTTCTTTGACGCGTTTGAACAGAATCAACACACTTTTGAGGCACAATACCTCTTCAAATCCTTGAAAATGCTTCGCGATACTTGGTTTGATGACAAATACTACACg AGCAATTATATGTGGGATTCATTTGCATGCGGTGTTGCTACTTCAATAATGCGTAACTCAAACGACCATACAGGCAAAAATGACTTTGCTGAAGTTGAATTAATGTATATAACTGTTGTCACTTCAAATAAACCATACGGAATTTCTGATGGCTCAAATCCCTTCTTCGATGGACGCGAGTCTCCCAAGTTTAACTTGGCTAAAGGCGGCGTTCACAGTGGTCATGTCCAGAATCGACTTCGTGATCCCTTTTGCATTGTCAAAGATGGGAAAGGTAGATGTCAG GATGGATACACCAAAGTAGAAACTGCCCCTAAGGGAGTTCCTACGCTTGTTGCCACAAAAGCAAAGCCGAATAAAGATAGAAACAGCCCTATAGAGAAAGAATTCTCCCTAAACTTCCTCAAT GTTATAAACATCCCCCAATACTCTGGAAGATTCAACTTCACAACACAGTTTCCTTATTATAGGGAAGTTAAACATATTCCAGTTTTTGGAGGGAAGAAACTCGGTAAGAATGTTGTCTTCGACATGGATATGAGCCCCGGAGATTTCCTCGCTCTGTTTTATCTCCTCAAAGTGCCTGTGGATACGATCAACCTAAAG GCAATATTAGTAAGTCCAACTGGCTGGGCAAATGCAGCAACTATAGATGTGGTGTATGATTTATTGCACATGATGGGTCGCGATGACATCCCTGTAGGTCTTGGAGATTTTTTTGCAATGAACCAATCCGACACTATTTATTCCGGGGTTGGAGATTGCTTCTACTCAAAGGCCATCCCATATGGAAGTGGCGGTTTTCTAGACTCGGACACTCTCTATGGTTTAGCTCGCCTTTTGCCTCGAAGTCCCAGAAG GTACACGGCGGAGAACTCTGTAAAATATGGAGCTCCTAGAGATACCGATAATCCTGAACTTAGGCAGCAAAGAATAATGGATGTATGGAAATGGGTAGCAAAGTCTCTTGATCGAGGATCTAAGATTACAATATTGACAAATGGTCCATTGACTAGTTTAGCAAAGATAATCCTGGCCGACAAACACGCAAAGTCTCTCATTCAG GAGGTAATTATAAACGGTGGAAATATAATAAACCAAGATAGAAAAGCTGAAGGAAACGTGGTGAACATTCCATCAAACAAATTTGCAGAACTTAACATGTTCTTGGATCCCTTTGCAGCAAAGACTGTCATTGAATCTGGAGTTGATATAAAGCTCATTCCGCTAAGAATCCAACGTGAGTTCAACGTATTACCTATGATTATAACAAGGCTTTCGACCAAATACAAGACACCGGAATCACATTTTTCAAGACGTTTGCTGAAAACCCTTCTTCGGTTGCAAACAAAACATCAAAGATATAAGCATATG GACATGTTTATGGGGGAGATTATTGGGGCAGTAAATTTGGGAGGTGGTGAAAATGGTAGATTGAAAACAGAATTCATGGAGATGGCGATAAGAGTGGTAGCAAAAGGTATGGAATCTGAAGATGGAGAGACGATTGTAGACGAAAAGAAAGGGAAGTTGATTAAAGTAATGGTGAAGATGAACAATAAAGCGTATTACAATGAATTTACTAAAGGACTTGAAAAGGAAGAACAAAGTGCTGTCATTGGAAGCTTTGAAGAGCAGAAAAGTAAATGGAGAACACCTCCCCATGCCAAGTAA
- the LOC124917150 gene encoding small ubiquitin-related modifier 2-like, producing MSEENNQPKQTLHITLKVKSQNGNEVFFRIKRTTQLKKLMDAYCKREAVGFSTVVFLFDGYRLRQDETPEELMMANEDEIDAMLHQTGGGAVGGC from the exons ATGTCTGAAGAAAACAACCAGCCTAAACAGACTCTACATATCACTCTGAAGGTCAAAAGCCAG AATGGGAATGAAGTGTTCTTCAGAATTAAACGTACCACTCAGCTCAAGAAGCTCATGGACGCATACTGTAAACGCGAAGCTGTGGGTTTTAGTACCGTTGTATTCTTGTTTGATGGCTATCGCCTCAGACAAGATGAAACTCCAGAAGAG CTTATGATGGCGAATGAAGATGAGATCGATGCAATGCTTCATCAAACTGGAGGTGGGGCTGTTGGCGGTTGCTGA